A section of the Oryza sativa Japonica Group chromosome 1, ASM3414082v1 genome encodes:
- the LOC107277190 gene encoding PHD finger protein ALFIN-LIKE 1, translated as MAGEEFGLAAAAAAAASATVDAASGRSSRVTALRSVEDIFSDFRARRSAIVRALTEDLEKFAALCNPDLDCLCLYGNSDGTWEVAPPPEMVPPELPEPALGINFSRDTMYRSDWVALLSVFSDSWLLAVAFFHGARLDRDDRVRLFNMINDLPTVYEVVFGVEQSDEQSGMDNGAKDTPSPQLSSPVIRR; from the exons ATGGCCGGAGAGGAGTTTGGCCTcgcagcggccgccgccgccgccgcctccgccaccgtggACGCCGCTTCCGGCCGCAGCTCCCGCGTCACCGCGCTGCGCTCCGTCGAGGACATCTTCAGCGACTTCCGCGCCCGCCGCTCCGCCATCGTCCGCGCCCTCACCGAAG ACCTCGAGAAGTTCGCCGCGCTGTGCAATCCAG ATCTGGACTGCTTGTGCCTGTATGGGAACTCGGACGGGACGTgggaggtggcgccgccgccggagatggtGCCGCCGGAGCTGCCGGAGCCGGCGCTGGGCATCAACTTCTCGCGCGACACGATGTACAGGAGTGATTgggtcgccctcctctccgtcTTCTCCGATTCGtggctcctcgccgtcgccttcttccaCGGCGCCCGACTAGATCGCGACGACAG GGTGCGTTTGTTTAACATGATCAATGATTTGCCAACTGTATACGAAGTTGTCTTCGGTGTGGAACAATCTGATGAGCAATCCGGTATGGACAATGGTGCCAAAGACACGCCCTCTCCACAG CTCAGCAGTCCGGTGATACGCAGGTAG